One window from the genome of Cryptomeria japonica chromosome 6, Sugi_1.0, whole genome shotgun sequence encodes:
- the LOC131876606 gene encoding uncharacterized protein LOC131876606: MPSAVAKALGLSLMKTFGRCYSMDSKQIPLLGQIKDAQVVLADHPNKGIKMTILIADIPVSYGMLLSYTFCRDLGGGSVSQPKGDKNLWLMEFDGSCAVSGFGAGVVLILPSGTHISFYFKVEFKNTNNMTEYEALLLGLAEVKKLGIKLLRVKGYAELIVKQVKGLFYVKNERLKHYCNRAWDEIEDFDAFSIEVIPRE; the protein is encoded by the exons ATGCCCTCTGCAGTAGCCAAAGCGTTGGGGTTATCCTTGATGAAAACTTTTggcagatgttattcaatggactctAAACAAATACCCTTATTaggacaaattaaggatgctcaagtagttcttgctgATCACCCGAATAAAGGAATCAAGATGACTATTCTAATTGCAGATATTCCTGTCAGCTATGGCATGTTGCTAAGTTACACGTTCTGTAGAGACTTAGGAG GAGGAAGTGTATCACAGCCAAAGGGAGACAAAAATTTGtggttaatggagtttgatggaagttgtgcagtGTCAGGTTTTGGTGCAGGGGTAGTGTTAATTCTGCCTTCTGGTACTCATATCTCTTTTTATTTTAAAGTGGAATTCAAGAATACAAACAATATGACcgagtatgaagccttgttattaggTTTAGCTGAAGTTAAGAAATTGGGAATTAAGCTTCTTCGAGTCAAGGGATATGCAGAGTTGATTGTGAAACAGGTCAAAGGATTATTCTATGTAAAAAATGAAAGACTAAAACACTACTGTAATAGAGCTTGGGATGAAatcgaagattttgatgcattttctattgaagtTATTCCTAGAGAATAA